The proteins below are encoded in one region of Syntrophotalea carbinolica DSM 2380:
- the greA gene encoding transcription elongation factor GreA, with amino-acid sequence MSQSVPMTEEGYRSLQDELKHLIRVERPKVVQDIAEARSHGDLSENAEYDAAKNRQGFIEGRIKELNDKIARAEVIKPGDVVTDKIVFGASVTLFDVDTDSEVTYKIVGEDEADLKHGKISVTSPVGRALIGHRLDDEVRIKVPSGLKIYEVVNIAYM; translated from the coding sequence ATGTCCCAAAGCGTACCTATGACTGAAGAAGGTTACCGTAGTCTCCAAGACGAACTAAAGCATCTTATTCGCGTCGAACGCCCCAAAGTGGTCCAGGATATCGCGGAAGCACGCAGCCATGGGGATCTTTCCGAAAATGCCGAATACGATGCCGCCAAAAACCGGCAGGGTTTTATCGAGGGACGCATCAAAGAGCTGAACGACAAAATTGCACGCGCCGAGGTGATTAAACCCGGCGATGTCGTCACGGATAAAATCGTTTTCGGCGCCAGCGTTACCTTGTTCGATGTGGATACGGACAGTGAAGTAACTTATAAAATCGTCGGTGAAGATGAAGCTGATCTCAAACACGGCAAAATCTCTGTCACCTCGCCGGTCGGCAGGGCACTGATCGGACATCGCCTGGATGACGAAGTCCGGATCAAGGTTCCTTCCGGACTGAAAATCTATGAAGTCGTCAACATTGCATATATGTAA